Proteins encoded in a region of the Stieleria neptunia genome:
- a CDS encoding flavin-containing monooxygenase, whose product MNSVRSGSPRFIIVGAGMSGLCMAIRLKQAGFDNVTVLESSDEVGGTWHKNTYPNAGCDIPSYLYCYSFAPNYDWSMKYARQPEILAYFRNCVERFSLRPHLRFRTTVRAATFDEDTATWQVTTDAGDRLTAEFLVSAVGQLNRPNIPAIPGIESFAGASWHSARWNHEFDLTDKTVAVIGNGASAIQFVPEVARQAGRTLVFQRTPSWIHPLHNYRYPHWARWMFRTLPICARAHRSWIYLMCDMRVFAFRSGSKLNLEYARWLRSRMRKVIPPEQWSTLIPDYAPGCKRVLLSSDYLQTLQRDDVDVISDHVDRFDADAVLTSNQRYPIDAAIFATGFQANAFLQPLDIRGRNGQSLDDAWAGRPKAYGGIAVAGFPNLFLLYGPNTNLGHNSIIFMVERQVGYITKCLRRMQNTGARRIEVRKDAMECYDREIQQQLASSIWAGDCTSWYKTADGSIPNNWSGSATAFWRRMKKAKHTDFEISR is encoded by the coding sequence GTGAATTCAGTCCGATCCGGTTCGCCGCGGTTCATCATCGTCGGCGCCGGCATGAGCGGTCTTTGCATGGCGATTCGTTTGAAGCAAGCGGGCTTCGACAACGTGACCGTTCTCGAATCGTCCGATGAAGTCGGGGGCACCTGGCACAAGAACACCTATCCCAACGCGGGTTGTGACATCCCGTCCTACTTGTACTGTTATTCGTTCGCGCCGAATTACGACTGGTCGATGAAGTACGCGCGTCAGCCGGAGATTTTGGCCTACTTTCGGAATTGCGTGGAACGTTTTTCACTGCGTCCGCACTTGCGGTTTCGAACCACCGTCCGCGCAGCGACGTTTGACGAGGACACGGCAACCTGGCAGGTGACGACCGATGCCGGTGACAGGTTAACCGCTGAGTTTCTGGTCAGCGCCGTCGGCCAACTGAATCGTCCCAACATTCCCGCGATTCCCGGGATCGAGTCGTTCGCCGGCGCGTCATGGCACAGCGCCCGCTGGAATCACGAATTCGACTTGACCGACAAGACCGTGGCGGTGATCGGGAACGGTGCCAGCGCGATCCAGTTTGTTCCCGAGGTGGCTCGGCAAGCCGGGCGAACACTGGTGTTCCAACGCACGCCCAGCTGGATTCATCCGCTGCACAACTACCGTTATCCCCACTGGGCACGCTGGATGTTTCGCACCTTGCCGATCTGCGCCCGGGCCCACCGGTCGTGGATTTATCTGATGTGCGACATGCGCGTCTTTGCATTTCGCAGCGGCAGCAAGCTGAACCTCGAATATGCTCGGTGGCTGCGCAGCCGGATGCGGAAAGTCATTCCGCCCGAACAATGGTCGACGCTGATCCCGGACTACGCCCCCGGATGCAAGCGGGTGCTGTTGTCGAGCGACTATTTGCAGACGCTCCAACGCGACGATGTCGACGTGATCAGCGACCACGTGGATCGGTTTGATGCCGACGCTGTCTTGACGTCGAATCAACGCTACCCGATCGACGCGGCCATTTTTGCGACCGGTTTTCAAGCCAACGCGTTCCTGCAGCCCTTGGACATCCGCGGTCGCAACGGGCAAAGCCTTGATGATGCCTGGGCCGGTCGGCCCAAAGCCTATGGAGGGATCGCCGTTGCCGGATTCCCCAACCTGTTCCTGCTGTACGGCCCCAACACCAACTTAGGCCACAACTCCATCATCTTTATGGTCGAACGCCAAGTCGGTTACATCACCAAGTGCCTGCGGCGAATGCAAAACACCGGAGCGCGAAGGATCGAAGTCAGAAAGGACGCCATGGAATGCTACGACCGAGAAATCCAGCAGCAACTGGCGTCGTCGATTTGGGCCGGGGATTGCACCAGTTGGTACAAGACAGCCGACGGCAGCATCCCGAACAATTGGTCCGGTTCGGCGACGGCGTTCTGGCGACGGATGAAAAAAGCGAAACACACCGACTTTGAGATCTCGCGGTGA
- a CDS encoding TAXI family TRAP transporter solute-binding subunit, protein MTENTSHRSESLLTEHFRETRRQLRGLLLKIWGGGFLVVLFGFALAWFFIQPAPPRTIVMATGSDDGAYHRFAMQYRDFLGRQGVTLELRSTAGSIENYRLLESDPDVNLAIVQGGTVPKSFSGAVEIESLASLYFEPLWVFYRGDETMADLRDLKGKRIAIGRSGSGTESIATLLLDENGIDADSDSTRVQAGGRDAVERLKNGQVDVALFVLSPQSTLIREMIAAPDIHLLSFQRDDAYVRRHPFLTAVTLQRGVIDLQHDYPPRDVQLIAPAANLIATRSLHDALIPLLLRAASQTHRGRESLLQPGRLPSTEFIEFPLNQSARVYFEDGPPFLQKYLPFWVASAISRGKILLLPALTLLLPLFRMAPPLYRWRIRSRIYRWYEILRGIESELRHEPDVERLEKNVTTLGQMQGELDDLKSVPLSYMEEFYNLRLHVEFVQRRVRNAIVELDRPSPADDEEPPQPIDHAATDPPPHPTQ, encoded by the coding sequence TTGACAGAGAACACGAGCCATCGCAGCGAAAGTTTGCTGACCGAGCACTTTCGCGAAACGCGTCGCCAACTGCGAGGCTTGTTGCTGAAGATCTGGGGCGGCGGATTCTTGGTCGTGTTGTTCGGGTTTGCCCTGGCCTGGTTTTTCATCCAGCCGGCCCCGCCGCGCACCATCGTGATGGCGACCGGGTCCGACGATGGGGCGTATCACCGATTTGCGATGCAGTACCGAGACTTCCTGGGCCGGCAGGGTGTGACGCTTGAACTGCGTTCGACGGCCGGTTCGATCGAAAACTATCGGTTGCTGGAATCCGATCCGGACGTCAACTTGGCGATCGTCCAGGGCGGCACGGTGCCGAAATCATTCAGCGGGGCGGTGGAAATCGAATCCTTGGCCAGCCTCTATTTCGAACCCCTCTGGGTGTTTTATCGCGGCGACGAAACGATGGCCGATCTGCGAGACCTGAAAGGCAAGCGAATCGCAATCGGCCGCAGCGGCAGCGGGACCGAATCGATCGCGACGTTGTTGCTGGACGAAAACGGGATCGATGCCGACTCGGATTCGACGCGGGTGCAAGCGGGCGGCCGCGATGCCGTCGAGCGTCTGAAAAACGGCCAGGTCGATGTCGCCCTGTTTGTCCTGTCGCCCCAATCGACGTTGATCCGCGAAATGATCGCTGCGCCCGACATCCATCTGTTGAGCTTTCAACGGGACGATGCATACGTCCGGCGCCACCCGTTCCTGACCGCCGTCACACTCCAACGCGGTGTGATCGATCTGCAACACGACTACCCGCCGCGAGACGTTCAACTGATCGCCCCGGCGGCGAACCTGATCGCCACCCGATCGCTGCACGACGCGCTGATTCCGCTGCTGCTGCGGGCGGCGTCGCAAACGCATCGCGGGCGTGAAAGCCTGTTGCAACCGGGCCGCTTGCCATCGACCGAATTCATCGAGTTTCCACTGAATCAATCGGCCCGGGTGTACTTCGAAGATGGGCCTCCGTTCCTGCAAAAGTATCTGCCGTTTTGGGTCGCCTCGGCCATCAGTCGGGGAAAGATTTTGTTGTTGCCGGCGCTGACGTTGCTATTGCCGTTGTTCCGCATGGCGCCGCCGCTGTATCGCTGGCGGATCCGCTCACGAATCTATCGCTGGTACGAGATCTTGCGTGGGATCGAATCCGAATTGCGCCATGAACCGGATGTCGAACGCCTGGAGAAAAATGTGACGACGCTGGGTCAAATGCAAGGCGAGCTGGATGACCTGAAATCCGTTCCGCTGTCCTACATGGAAGAGTTCTACAATCTGCGGCTGCACGTCGAATTCGTTCAGCGACGGGTCCGCAATGCGATCGTCGAACTGGACCGCCCCAGCCCGGCCGATGACGAAGAGCCCCCCCAACCGATCGATCATGCTGCCACCGATCCGCCCCCGCACCCAACGCAGTGA
- a CDS encoding TlpA family protein disulfide reductase has product MTQPKAFVWAFTFVSLFAVSSGCKESSREEASDGLEPPVVYDSMTADSNDAPASVSGTSDDSESDLPALETPPEKLTIGDKNPGLAIAKWVRGEPVEEPLRDRVHVVEFWATWCGPCRAGMPHISALQSELAEDVTFIGVTREDEATVENFLVSNATGDKTWDDIIGYRLAIDDRDWTNMAYMKAAGQGGIPCAFVVGRDGVVEWIGHPGSIDEPLKKIVDGTWDREAAIAEYKQQEKLQQLTGEVGALLREQDFDGALERLNQFEKAEGSSKTLLNYRVRVLEIAGRTDEAATAREALVESAWEDAMLLNQIAWTTATNGDPSDLELALKAAKRASELQQNEDGPILDTLARCYYELGQLDEAIKYQRMAVEHANGQRQIEATLKGYLDEKAAAETTDADDKPEEVTAEETKAEETEAEETKAEETEAEETEAEETEAEETEAEETKAEETKAEETKAEETEAEEAEPDVAE; this is encoded by the coding sequence TTGACGCAACCGAAGGCATTCGTCTGGGCCTTCACGTTTGTCTCGCTGTTTGCCGTCTCCAGCGGTTGCAAGGAATCGAGTCGGGAGGAGGCGTCCGATGGTTTGGAGCCGCCGGTCGTGTATGATTCCATGACCGCGGACTCCAACGACGCGCCGGCATCCGTCTCCGGCACCTCGGATGATTCCGAATCGGATCTGCCGGCCCTCGAAACGCCGCCGGAAAAGCTGACCATCGGGGACAAAAATCCCGGTCTGGCGATTGCAAAATGGGTCCGCGGCGAACCGGTCGAAGAACCACTTCGCGATCGTGTCCACGTGGTGGAATTCTGGGCGACCTGGTGTGGCCCTTGTCGTGCCGGCATGCCGCACATCAGTGCGCTGCAATCCGAGCTCGCCGAAGACGTCACCTTCATCGGTGTGACACGTGAAGACGAAGCGACGGTCGAAAATTTTCTTGTCAGCAACGCGACGGGTGACAAAACCTGGGACGACATCATCGGGTATCGGCTGGCAATCGACGATCGCGACTGGACCAACATGGCGTACATGAAGGCCGCCGGGCAAGGCGGAATCCCTTGCGCCTTCGTCGTCGGCCGTGACGGAGTCGTCGAGTGGATCGGCCACCCGGGAAGCATTGATGAACCGCTCAAGAAAATTGTCGACGGGACATGGGACCGTGAAGCCGCGATCGCCGAATACAAACAGCAGGAAAAGCTGCAGCAACTGACCGGCGAAGTGGGCGCCTTGCTCCGCGAGCAGGACTTTGACGGCGCATTGGAACGGCTCAACCAATTCGAAAAAGCAGAGGGCTCGTCCAAGACGCTGCTCAACTATCGCGTCAGGGTCCTGGAAATCGCCGGGCGCACCGACGAAGCGGCGACGGCCCGTGAAGCCCTGGTCGAATCGGCCTGGGAGGATGCGATGCTGCTGAACCAAATCGCCTGGACCACCGCGACCAACGGCGACCCCTCCGATCTGGAACTCGCACTCAAAGCCGCCAAACGGGCGTCCGAGTTGCAGCAAAACGAAGACGGCCCGATCCTCGATACGCTGGCGCGATGCTACTACGAACTCGGTCAACTCGATGAAGCCATCAAGTACCAACGGATGGCAGTCGAACATGCCAACGGACAACGGCAAATCGAAGCGACCCTCAAGGGATACCTCGACGAAAAAGCCGCCGCAGAAACGACCGATGCCGATGACAAGCCCGAGGAAGTGACGGCCGAAGAAACCAAGGCCGAAGAAACTGAGGCTGAAGAAACCAAGGCTGAGGAAACTGAGGCTGAGGAAACTGAGGCTGAGGAAACTGAGGCTGAGGAAACTGAGGCTGAGGAAACCAAGGCTGAGGAAACCAAGGCTGAGGAAACCAAGGCTGAGGAAACTGAGGCTGAGGAAGCGGAACCCGACGTCGCCGAGTAG
- a CDS encoding FGGY-family carbohydrate kinase has product MPTDDDLFLGIDIGTSGVRSTVITKTGEQIATASVRLPKPLEIDSRPCQDPGLWWGATCDSLFDLAKRLKQHDRNIGDVRSLSVDGTSGTLLLADENLTPVSPGYLYNSAGFDREAAVIAAHAPRDSIANGSGSALARLMYLQKQTGAQPARFIFHQADWIAANFLGASQIQGGGLSDETNVLKMGYDVVHRNWPDWIVDCGVPTRSLPDVHPVGAIFGNVSRAVSQQFGFAQDVRVVAGATDSNAAFLASGASKIGEGVTSLGTTLAIKLLSDQPVFDPSRGIYSHRIKDIWLPGGASSSGGGVLLNFFTRDQLGDLEARLDPLTPTGLDYYPLSRPGERFPIADPKLQPRLTPRPPDDAVFLQGMLESIAEIERVGYAALQELGAPSVHQVYTAGGGAANKAWTQIRARGLGVPVLKADSSDAAVGAARIAAGLI; this is encoded by the coding sequence ATGCCAACCGATGACGATCTTTTTCTCGGGATCGACATTGGGACGTCCGGTGTGCGATCGACCGTCATCACCAAGACGGGTGAGCAAATCGCGACGGCAAGCGTTCGTTTGCCGAAGCCGCTCGAAATCGATTCGCGTCCCTGTCAGGATCCCGGACTCTGGTGGGGCGCGACTTGTGACAGCCTGTTCGATCTCGCGAAACGATTGAAACAGCATGACAGAAACATCGGAGACGTTCGCTCGTTGAGCGTCGACGGGACCTCAGGCACCTTGTTGCTTGCCGACGAAAACCTGACACCGGTGTCTCCCGGGTATCTCTACAACTCCGCCGGATTCGATCGGGAAGCCGCGGTCATTGCCGCACACGCTCCGCGCGACTCGATCGCCAATGGGTCCGGATCGGCTTTGGCACGCCTGATGTATCTGCAGAAACAGACCGGAGCCCAGCCCGCTCGGTTCATCTTTCACCAAGCCGACTGGATCGCCGCGAACTTTTTGGGCGCTAGCCAAATTCAAGGCGGTGGGCTATCGGATGAAACGAACGTGTTGAAGATGGGTTACGACGTTGTCCATCGCAACTGGCCCGATTGGATCGTTGATTGTGGTGTTCCCACCCGTTCGCTCCCTGACGTCCATCCCGTCGGCGCGATATTTGGAAACGTTTCCCGCGCGGTGAGCCAACAATTCGGATTTGCACAAGACGTACGCGTTGTCGCCGGCGCCACCGACAGCAATGCGGCGTTCCTGGCATCCGGTGCGTCAAAGATCGGTGAGGGAGTCACATCGCTCGGCACCACGTTGGCGATCAAGTTGTTGTCGGATCAACCGGTCTTCGATCCGAGTCGCGGCATTTACAGCCATCGCATCAAGGACATCTGGTTGCCAGGCGGCGCCTCCAGCTCCGGGGGCGGTGTGCTTTTGAACTTCTTCACGCGGGATCAACTCGGCGATCTCGAAGCTCGCCTTGATCCGTTGACCCCAACCGGTTTGGACTACTATCCGTTGTCGAGGCCTGGCGAACGCTTCCCCATCGCCGATCCTAAACTCCAACCCCGGCTGACACCGCGTCCCCCAGACGACGCCGTCTTTCTGCAAGGCATGCTTGAGAGCATCGCTGAGATTGAGCGTGTCGGCTACGCCGCGTTGCAGGAATTGGGTGCCCCGTCGGTGCATCAGGTTTATACCGCTGGAGGTGGTGCCGCCAACAAGGCTTGGACGCAGATCCGCGCTCGCGGTCTTGGTGTGCCCGTATTGAAGGCCGACTCGTCAGATGCGGCCGTCGGTGCGGCGCGAATCGCCGCGGGATTGATTTAG
- a CDS encoding type IV pilus twitching motility protein PilT, translating into MAEKIIGVGQQSNLAVIAEIIEAEIRRTYGGAKLIVARASGIEMQAQRKGFDGPFDSYQFRISADGETLAALQESAKLFPPNAAVTEEDGVFGVEFLKMAHHQEASMAAIKEISGLLLLPDVWRFQGQRFRREVLRPHRLMEAMVKFRASDLHLYPDADPVFRVDNAIRRSDLRHPLTADQITAFIKDVAPEKDWNEYLEHSQCSFRYHQVGVGFARVSAFIRGGVPHCTLRFLPEAIPSFDELQIPSEVMKKLGGLHFGLILVTGMTGSGKSTTVASLIDWINQNQARHILTIEDPIEYAQVNKKSIISQRQVGEDVESFNEAVRAALRQDPDVIFVGEMRDSDTIRSAISAAATGHLVISTLHANTASEVITRIVSFFDPIERDLVRLQLRDCVKCIICQRLVAKVKGGRVPALEFLFNDTKQIADCILSGDAQGIRAGMQQVMSESFIVEKYLVDLAKQDVISHDEAVAHAANHDTFEQMWHGNYAPPTIDSIKQR; encoded by the coding sequence ATGGCTGAAAAGATTATCGGCGTCGGACAGCAATCCAATCTGGCGGTGATTGCCGAGATCATCGAAGCCGAGATTCGTCGGACCTATGGGGGAGCGAAACTAATCGTCGCGCGCGCCAGCGGGATCGAAATGCAGGCGCAGCGCAAGGGTTTTGACGGCCCCTTCGACTCCTATCAGTTTCGGATCAGTGCCGACGGGGAGACGCTGGCGGCGCTGCAGGAGTCGGCCAAGTTGTTTCCTCCCAATGCCGCGGTGACTGAAGAAGACGGTGTGTTCGGCGTCGAGTTTCTCAAGATGGCCCATCATCAGGAGGCATCGATGGCCGCGATCAAAGAGATTTCGGGATTGCTGCTGCTGCCCGACGTGTGGCGTTTTCAAGGCCAACGCTTTCGGCGTGAAGTACTCCGTCCGCACCGATTGATGGAAGCGATGGTGAAGTTTCGGGCCAGCGATCTTCATTTGTACCCCGACGCCGATCCGGTGTTTCGCGTCGATAACGCGATCCGGCGTTCTGATTTGCGGCACCCGTTGACGGCCGATCAGATCACGGCGTTCATCAAAGATGTCGCGCCCGAAAAAGACTGGAACGAGTACCTGGAACATTCGCAGTGTAGTTTTCGGTACCACCAGGTCGGTGTCGGATTTGCCCGGGTCTCGGCATTCATTCGTGGCGGCGTCCCCCACTGCACGCTGCGTTTTCTACCCGAAGCGATTCCGTCGTTTGACGAGCTTCAGATTCCCAGCGAGGTGATGAAAAAGTTGGGCGGCCTGCACTTCGGGTTGATCCTGGTCACCGGGATGACCGGCAGCGGGAAATCGACCACGGTCGCCTCACTGATCGATTGGATCAACCAGAACCAGGCTCGGCACATCTTGACGATCGAAGATCCGATCGAGTACGCCCAGGTGAACAAGAAGTCGATCATTTCCCAGCGGCAGGTGGGCGAGGATGTGGAATCGTTCAACGAAGCCGTCCGTGCGGCGCTTCGCCAGGATCCCGATGTCATCTTCGTCGGCGAGATGCGCGACAGCGATACGATTCGTTCGGCGATCAGTGCCGCCGCGACGGGGCACCTGGTCATCAGCACCCTGCACGCGAACACGGCATCGGAGGTTATCACCCGGATCGTCAGTTTCTTTGACCCGATCGAACGCGATCTGGTGCGGCTGCAACTGCGTGATTGTGTTAAGTGTATCATTTGCCAACGTCTGGTCGCCAAAGTGAAAGGCGGGCGTGTTCCGGCGCTGGAATTCTTGTTCAACGACACCAAGCAAATCGCCGACTGCATCTTGTCGGGCGATGCCCAGGGGATTCGTGCCGGCATGCAGCAAGTGATGTCGGAATCGTTTATCGTTGAGAAGTATTTGGTCGACCTAGCGAAACAGGACGTGATCTCGCATGATGAAGCGGTAGCCCATGCCGCCAATCATGACACGTTCGAACAAATGTGGCACGGCAACTACGCCCCGCCGACCATCGATTCGATCAAACAACGCTGA